Proteins encoded by one window of Xylella fastidiosa:
- a CDS encoding D-hexose-6-phosphate mutarotase, with product MFDIPGLSTGDFHGFPSLLIQTPFSHAAISLFGGQLLSFVPSGGEEVMWLSPLVQPPPTAIRGGIPVCWPYFGRQGQRDTMPAHGFVRTVPWQQVESCQENDGSLFLVMAPPPLKHLGLHLRMTLRIGRTLEQELATENISHAPISFTQALHNYFRVSNALQVTVQGLDGVEYLDKFEGYTQRHRQQGHWTLQDPHDPGRADRIYVDTSGHYVLVDPLFSRRIVLTTEGSHSLVVWNPGHAGASNMIDVADGWRDYLCLEPANAGPDEIELLPGARHVLRQSIAIAPL from the coding sequence ATGTTCGACATCCCCGGCCTGAGCACAGGTGATTTCCATGGTTTCCCCTCACTGCTGATACAGACCCCGTTCTCACATGCAGCGATCAGTCTGTTTGGCGGGCAGTTGCTTTCATTTGTACCGAGCGGTGGAGAAGAAGTCATGTGGCTATCCCCCCTGGTCCAGCCACCACCCACTGCAATCCGCGGCGGTATCCCAGTCTGTTGGCCTTACTTTGGCCGCCAAGGGCAACGCGACACCATGCCCGCGCATGGGTTCGTGCGTACTGTGCCATGGCAACAAGTGGAGAGCTGCCAAGAAAACGATGGAAGTCTGTTTCTCGTCATGGCACCGCCACCACTCAAACACCTGGGGTTGCATCTGCGGATGACACTGCGTATCGGCCGCACCCTGGAACAAGAGTTAGCCACCGAGAACATCAGCCACGCTCCGATCAGCTTCACCCAAGCGCTGCACAACTATTTCAGAGTCAGCAACGCACTACAGGTCACGGTCCAAGGACTGGATGGAGTGGAATATCTGGACAAATTCGAGGGCTATACCCAACGCCACCGCCAACAGGGCCATTGGACCTTACAAGATCCACATGATCCTGGCCGTGCGGATCGTATCTACGTCGACACCAGCGGCCATTATGTGCTGGTCGATCCATTATTTTCCCGGCGCATCGTGCTGACGACGGAAGGCAGCCACAGCCTGGTGGTGTGGAATCCAGGTCACGCTGGTGCAAGCAACATGATTGATGTCGCCGACGGCTGGCGCGACTATCTCTGCCTGGAACCAGCTAATGCAGGACCAGATGAAATCGAACTGCTCCCCGGAGCACGCCATGTGCTGCGCCAGAGCATCGCCATCGCACCACTGTAG
- a CDS encoding coniferyl-alcohol dehydrogenase, with product MNLHNKTVLITGVASGIGSEVARLARFHGATVIGIDCRPVTMTLHGFFHADLGDPASIDALIAQLPERIDVLANIAGVPGTVAADLVAKVNYLGLRHLTQALLPRLAPGGNVINMTSLLGAEWPQRLELHKQLAATPDFAAGLDWLVAHPVPASICYQYFKEALIVWTMLRSRDWFAGHGVRVNSVAPGPVFTPILGDFVSMLGPDRVQADASKMKRPAYADEVAEAVIFLACDAARWINGVNLPVDGGLAATTI from the coding sequence ATGAATTTGCACAACAAAACGGTGCTCATTACTGGCGTGGCGTCTGGTATTGGTTCGGAGGTAGCACGGTTGGCACGTTTTCACGGTGCCACGGTGATCGGTATCGATTGTCGACCAGTCACCATGACGTTGCATGGATTTTTCCATGCTGATCTTGGTGATCCTGCCTCCATTGATGCGTTAATCGCGCAGTTGCCCGAACGTATTGATGTGCTGGCTAATATTGCCGGTGTGCCGGGTACGGTGGCGGCTGACCTCGTTGCTAAGGTTAATTACTTGGGGTTGCGTCATTTGACTCAAGCCTTGCTGCCGCGCCTCGCGCCGGGAGGCAATGTCATCAACATGACTTCGCTTTTGGGTGCCGAATGGCCGCAACGCTTGGAGTTGCACAAACAATTAGCTGCCACCCCGGATTTCGCTGCGGGGCTGGATTGGTTGGTGGCGCATCCGGTGCCGGCTTCCATCTGCTATCAGTACTTTAAGGAAGCACTGATCGTCTGGACCATGCTGCGGTCGCGTGATTGGTTTGCTGGGCATGGAGTGCGAGTGAATAGTGTGGCACCTGGGCCGGTCTTTACTCCGATTTTGGGTGACTTTGTCAGCATGTTGGGTCCGGATCGGGTACAGGCTGATGCGAGCAAGATGAAGCGGCCTGCTTATGCGGATGAGGTTGCTGAGGCGGTGATCTTCCTGGCCTGTGATGCGGCCCGCTGGATCAACGGTGTCAATTTGCCGGTTGATGGTGGCTTGGCTGCCACGACGATTTGA
- the glpK gene encoding glycerol kinase GlpK, with product MKKKYILAIDQGTTSSRAILFDHKGRIIGMAQREFTQIFPQPGWVEHNPRDIMTSVYTTITELLNNTQIDVRAIAGIGITNQRETTVIWDRQTGQPIYNAIVWQSRQTKDICDQLTTAGYQDMVHAKTGLLIDAYFSGTKVKWILDHVENAHTQAARGELAFGTIDTWIIWNLTGGQVHVTDYSNASRTLLYDIHALRWDPDLLTMLDIPAAILPDVRSSSEIYGLTQTPYFHGEQIPIAGIAGDQQAALFGQACFEPGMAKNTYGTGCFMLMHTGKKAVESQNGLLTTIAWGLNGEIEYALEGSIFIAGSVVQWLRDGLRMFGKASDSQAYADRVSDNGGVYVVPAFVGLGAPYWRSDVRGAVFGLTRSTTKEHFVRAALESMAYQTRDVLSAMQADADIELKELRTDGAAITNDFMAQFQSDILAVPVLRSQIAETTALGAAYLAGLATGFWSSREEMTQHWAINRCFKPQMDKEQREHLYAGWKQAVEATLGFRVA from the coding sequence ATGAAAAAAAAATACATACTGGCCATTGACCAAGGCACCACCAGCTCCCGGGCCATTCTGTTTGACCACAAAGGCCGCATCATCGGGATGGCACAGCGGGAATTCACCCAGATATTTCCCCAACCTGGCTGGGTCGAACACAACCCGCGCGACATCATGACCAGTGTGTACACCACGATCACCGAACTGCTCAACAACACCCAGATTGACGTGCGCGCCATCGCCGGAATCGGTATTACCAACCAACGCGAAACAACCGTCATCTGGGATCGTCAGACCGGCCAACCGATCTACAACGCAATCGTTTGGCAATCACGCCAAACCAAGGACATCTGCGACCAACTCACGACCGCCGGGTACCAAGATATGGTTCACGCCAAAACCGGACTCCTGATCGACGCCTATTTTTCAGGCACCAAGGTGAAATGGATTCTGGACCATGTCGAAAACGCACATACACAAGCAGCGCGCGGAGAACTGGCATTCGGCACCATCGACACCTGGATCATCTGGAACCTGACCGGCGGCCAAGTCCATGTCACCGATTACAGCAACGCCTCACGCACCCTGCTGTACGACATCCACGCCCTGCGTTGGGATCCAGACCTGCTGACAATGCTAGACATACCAGCGGCGATCCTGCCGGACGTCCGTTCATCCAGCGAAATTTACGGTCTCACCCAAACCCCGTATTTCCACGGAGAACAGATACCGATTGCCGGAATCGCCGGCGATCAGCAAGCCGCACTCTTCGGCCAAGCCTGTTTCGAACCTGGCATGGCCAAAAACACCTACGGCACCGGCTGTTTCATGCTCATGCACACCGGCAAAAAAGCCGTGGAATCCCAAAATGGACTACTCACTACGATCGCTTGGGGCCTGAATGGAGAAATCGAGTACGCACTAGAAGGCTCGATCTTCATCGCTGGCTCTGTGGTGCAATGGCTGCGCGATGGATTACGCATGTTCGGCAAAGCCAGCGATTCACAAGCCTACGCCGACCGTGTCAGCGACAACGGCGGCGTATACGTTGTACCGGCCTTCGTTGGCCTGGGTGCGCCCTACTGGCGTAGCGATGTCCGCGGCGCAGTGTTCGGACTGACACGCAGCACCACCAAAGAACACTTCGTCCGCGCCGCACTAGAATCAATGGCCTACCAAACCCGCGACGTCCTGAGCGCAATGCAGGCAGATGCAGACATCGAACTCAAAGAACTACGCACTGACGGCGCGGCCATCACCAACGACTTCATGGCCCAATTCCAGAGCGATATCCTCGCCGTGCCAGTGCTGCGCTCGCAGATCGCCGAAACCACAGCACTCGGTGCCGCCTACCTGGCTGGACTTGCGACCGGATTTTGGTCCAGCCGCGAAGAGATGACGCAACACTGGGCGATCAATCGCTGCTTCAAGCCACAGATGGATAAGGAACAACGCGAGCACCTATACGCAGGCTGGAAACAGGCCGTCGAAGCCACATTAGGTTTCCGTGTGGCCTGA
- a CDS encoding MIP/aquaporin family protein: MNRKMFGELISEAIAMFIIIALGESAAAMYILYDPSPYQNAYWGLCICWGLAVTIAIYVTASVSGTHANPAVTLALALYRGFPWKKVLPYWAAQVIGAFIGAMIVYQLYSPVIDYYNHIHQLTRDAGGAAGVFFTSTGMAITPIHALGDEIILTAFLVFGIFAITERFNEAAPTANSGALVIGLLVATIGACMGYLEGWAINPARDLGPRLFAFLAGWGESAFPGKDHYWWIPIIGPLIGGVMGATAFQCLIYPFLPARVQAKQQAAILLHRKHP; this comes from the coding sequence ATGAACCGAAAGATGTTTGGCGAATTAATTTCCGAAGCAATCGCAATGTTCATCATCATCGCATTGGGCGAATCTGCGGCCGCAATGTACATCCTTTACGACCCCAGTCCTTATCAAAACGCCTACTGGGGCCTATGTATCTGCTGGGGATTGGCGGTGACAATCGCCATCTACGTCACCGCTTCGGTTTCCGGAACCCATGCCAATCCGGCCGTTACCTTGGCACTGGCGCTCTACCGCGGCTTCCCTTGGAAAAAAGTATTGCCGTACTGGGCAGCACAAGTCATCGGCGCCTTCATCGGTGCAATGATTGTGTACCAGCTCTATAGCCCTGTCATCGACTACTACAACCACATTCACCAACTCACCCGAGACGCTGGCGGGGCTGCTGGCGTGTTTTTCACTTCCACAGGGATGGCAATCACCCCCATACACGCACTCGGTGATGAAATCATTCTGACCGCATTCCTGGTCTTCGGCATTTTCGCAATCACCGAACGCTTCAACGAAGCAGCGCCCACCGCCAACAGCGGCGCACTGGTCATCGGACTCCTCGTAGCAACCATCGGTGCCTGCATGGGCTACCTAGAAGGATGGGCCATCAACCCAGCACGCGATCTCGGCCCACGTCTGTTCGCCTTTCTGGCGGGCTGGGGTGAATCGGCATTCCCCGGAAAAGATCACTACTGGTGGATTCCGATTATCGGCCCCCTGATCGGCGGCGTGATGGGTGCAACCGCATTCCAATGCCTGATCTATCCATTCCTACCGGCACGGGTACAGGCCAAACAACAAGCCGCGATACTGCTGCACAGGAAGCATCCCTGA
- the glpD gene encoding glycerol-3-phosphate dehydrogenase: MTIHNFDLLVVGGGINGTGIARDAAGRHLSVCLCEQHDLASHTSSASTKLIHGGLRYLEYYEFALVSKALAEREILLRQAPHIVRPLHFILPHQPHLRPTWIIRAGLLLYDHLGFSRRTLPRSRRLNLAQHPAGQPLKQELHTGFMYCDAQVQDARLVVLNAMDAAQRGARILTRTRCVRTRRDGAHWLTELEDAQGRQQQIRTRAIVNAAGPWAVTFLDHIAQQPHQHTLRLVKGSHIVVPRLFEHEHAYIFQQPDRRIVFAIPYEQHFTLIGTTDVDYVADPANPHIDAAETMYLCNAVNSYFRQQITPEDVLWSYSGVRPLLNDGHNNASKVTRDYQLEILGNSAPLLNVFGGKLTTYRKLSEEAVNQLCVALDHPYRAWTANGPPLPGGEHHDIAALQNTLRQHRPWLPTATAQRLIHNYGTYAETLLGNATNLHTLGIHFGADLYQAEVDYLRTHEWACSAEDILWRRSKLGLHLDAHGTQRLEDYLRSCSRIPDHADTTTQ, encoded by the coding sequence ATGACCATTCACAATTTCGACCTACTGGTGGTCGGTGGCGGTATCAACGGCACCGGCATTGCCCGTGATGCCGCCGGACGTCACCTCTCAGTGTGTCTGTGCGAACAACACGACCTGGCCTCCCACACCTCCAGCGCCAGCACCAAACTGATTCACGGCGGGCTGCGCTACTTGGAATATTACGAATTTGCGTTAGTCAGCAAAGCATTGGCCGAACGCGAAATCTTGCTACGCCAAGCACCGCACATTGTCAGGCCACTGCATTTTATCCTCCCGCACCAACCCCATCTGCGCCCCACCTGGATAATCCGCGCGGGCTTGCTGCTGTACGACCACCTTGGCTTTAGTCGACGCACCCTGCCTCGCTCACGTCGCTTGAACTTGGCCCAACATCCCGCTGGGCAACCACTCAAACAGGAGCTGCACACCGGCTTCATGTATTGCGACGCCCAGGTCCAAGACGCACGGCTGGTCGTGCTGAATGCAATGGATGCAGCACAACGTGGCGCACGTATCCTCACCCGCACCCGCTGCGTGAGAACGCGCCGTGACGGCGCACATTGGTTGACTGAACTGGAAGACGCTCAAGGAAGACAGCAACAAATTCGTACACGGGCCATCGTCAATGCCGCCGGCCCCTGGGCCGTCACGTTTCTGGATCACATCGCTCAACAGCCACATCAGCACACACTGCGTCTGGTGAAAGGCAGCCACATTGTAGTACCCCGTCTGTTTGAACATGAGCATGCCTATATCTTCCAACAACCAGACAGACGCATCGTCTTTGCCATTCCTTACGAACAACATTTCACACTGATTGGCACTACCGACGTCGACTACGTAGCTGATCCGGCAAATCCACACATTGACGCTGCCGAAACCATGTACCTGTGCAATGCAGTCAATTCGTATTTCAGACAACAAATCACACCGGAAGACGTCCTCTGGAGCTACAGCGGAGTCCGTCCCCTACTGAACGATGGACACAACAATGCATCGAAAGTCACTCGTGATTACCAATTAGAAATACTTGGAAACAGCGCACCATTACTCAACGTGTTTGGTGGCAAACTCACCACCTATCGCAAGCTTTCCGAAGAAGCAGTGAACCAGCTATGCGTAGCATTGGACCACCCCTACCGTGCCTGGACTGCCAATGGGCCACCCCTGCCTGGCGGCGAACACCACGACATCGCAGCGCTACAAAACACACTGCGCCAACACCGCCCATGGTTACCTACTGCCACTGCGCAACGCCTGATACACAACTACGGCACCTATGCCGAAACGCTGCTCGGCAATGCCACCAACCTACACACCCTGGGAATTCACTTTGGCGCCGACCTGTATCAAGCCGAAGTAGACTACCTGCGCACCCACGAATGGGCATGCAGTGCCGAAGACATCCTCTGGCGCCGCAGCAAACTCGGCCTGCATTTAGATGCGCATGGCACACAGCGCCTTGAAGACTATCTACGCTCCTGCTCACGCATCCCTGATCACGCGGACACAACAACACAATGA
- a CDS encoding OPT family oligopeptide transporter, producing the protein MNNDISPRQLTFRAVVLAVVLAVVLSAANAYLGLFAGLTIATAIPAAVVSMGVLRVLGGSSILENNIVQTGASAGSSVAAGVIFTIPALVIMGYWPDFKYWWVLGIAGLGGLLGVLFSVPLRRSMIVEEPLPFPEGKAAAEVLKAGENPGPGLKILALSGGIGALVKLAAASGLKLIPDTWSQAAYLGSSKVVGYIGTNLSPALLGVGYIVGLNVGIVVLSGSILSWHVAIPLYQQFFMGSDPELAQRLATVTAAEAAFSVWGEKIRYLGVGTMLIGGVWTLFSLRKSLLRGIKSGFAAARKGGGQVVSHTERDLPMTWMLVALAVFTLPLLLLYQSIVQQWQVSVPMTMIMIVAGFLFVSVSGYLAGMVGSSNNPVSGITISTILFASAVLVLLLGRNGLVPIGSGGAPLGAVAAIMIGAVVCCAAAVGGDNLQDLKAGYLVGATPWKQQVMMGIGTFSCALIMAPVLNLLAHAYGIGPATPQHPNALSAPQATLMASVARGLFGGQLPWTMIGAGVLIGAFIIGIDEWLKVRGARFRVPVLAAAIGIYLPLELMVPIFLGGVLSYGVERAHKVRRGDEAERDRLHRPGVLFSAGLITGEALMGILIAVPIVISGHPDVLALPEAFQCNQWFGLAVLAFVGWLLYRVSKRRV; encoded by the coding sequence ATGAATAACGATATTTCTCCCCGTCAACTTACCTTCCGTGCTGTGGTGCTCGCGGTTGTGTTGGCGGTTGTGCTGTCTGCGGCTAACGCGTATCTGGGGTTGTTTGCCGGTTTGACCATTGCGACAGCAATCCCGGCGGCGGTGGTATCGATGGGGGTGCTGCGTGTATTGGGTGGCAGTTCGATCTTGGAAAACAATATTGTCCAGACCGGCGCTTCGGCTGGTTCGTCGGTTGCTGCTGGGGTGATCTTCACTATTCCGGCGTTGGTCATCATGGGGTACTGGCCGGACTTTAAATACTGGTGGGTGCTTGGTATTGCGGGTCTGGGTGGTTTGCTGGGTGTGCTGTTTTCGGTGCCATTACGGCGTTCGATGATTGTCGAGGAGCCGCTGCCGTTCCCTGAAGGCAAGGCCGCGGCCGAGGTGTTGAAGGCGGGTGAGAATCCTGGGCCAGGGCTTAAAATTTTGGCGCTGTCTGGCGGGATAGGTGCTTTAGTGAAGTTAGCTGCTGCCAGTGGTTTGAAGTTGATTCCAGATACTTGGTCGCAGGCGGCCTATCTGGGGAGCAGCAAGGTGGTGGGGTATATCGGTACCAATTTGTCGCCTGCACTGCTGGGGGTTGGTTACATTGTGGGTCTGAATGTGGGGATTGTGGTGTTGTCAGGTTCAATTCTGTCTTGGCATGTGGCCATTCCGCTCTATCAGCAGTTTTTCATGGGGAGTGATCCGGAGTTGGCACAGCGTCTGGCGACGGTGACGGCTGCCGAAGCGGCGTTTAGTGTCTGGGGGGAAAAGATCCGTTATCTCGGTGTGGGTACGATGCTGATTGGCGGTGTATGGACGCTGTTTTCACTGCGTAAGTCGTTGCTGAGGGGGATTAAAAGCGGTTTTGCTGCGGCGCGTAAGGGGGGCGGTCAGGTGGTGTCACATACCGAGCGCGATTTGCCGATGACGTGGATGTTGGTGGCGCTGGCGGTGTTTACGTTGCCGTTGCTGCTGTTGTATCAGTCGATCGTGCAGCAATGGCAGGTGTCGGTGCCGATGACGATGATTATGATCGTGGCTGGTTTTTTGTTTGTGTCGGTATCGGGATATTTGGCTGGCATGGTGGGTTCTTCTAATAATCCAGTGTCTGGTATCACGATTTCTACGATCTTGTTTGCTTCTGCGGTATTGGTCTTGCTGCTGGGCCGCAATGGGTTGGTGCCGATCGGGAGTGGTGGTGCGCCGTTGGGTGCCGTGGCTGCGATTATGATTGGTGCGGTGGTGTGCTGTGCGGCAGCGGTGGGCGGGGATAATTTGCAGGATCTCAAGGCAGGTTATTTGGTGGGTGCTACGCCGTGGAAGCAACAGGTGATGATGGGGATTGGCACGTTCTCGTGTGCTCTGATCATGGCACCGGTGCTGAATTTGTTGGCACATGCGTATGGGATTGGTCCAGCGACACCGCAGCATCCGAATGCGCTGAGTGCTCCGCAGGCAACGTTGATGGCGTCGGTGGCGCGTGGTCTGTTTGGCGGCCAGTTACCATGGACGATGATTGGGGCGGGTGTGTTGATTGGCGCTTTCATCATTGGGATTGATGAGTGGCTCAAGGTGCGTGGTGCACGTTTCCGTGTTCCGGTGCTGGCCGCAGCGATTGGTATCTATTTGCCGTTGGAGTTGATGGTGCCAATTTTCTTGGGGGGTGTGTTGTCATATGGTGTGGAGCGTGCTCACAAGGTGCGTCGCGGTGATGAGGCTGAGCGTGACCGTTTGCATCGTCCCGGAGTGCTGTTTTCTGCGGGTTTGATTACAGGGGAGGCACTGATGGGGATTTTGATTGCAGTACCAATCGTGATTTCTGGTCATCCTGATGTGCTGGCATTACCTGAGGCTTTCCAGTGCAATCAGTGGTTTGGGTTGGCGGTATTGGCGTTTGTGGGATGGCTGTTGTATCGGGTGAGTAAGCGTCGTGTGTAG
- a CDS encoding prolyl oligopeptidase family serine peptidase, producing MRIGVCLCVLLVVVGRSDYYRRFPIARALMKLRYALPLCLLFVLPVLAAARGFDVRDMVALDRVSSPELSPDGAVLVFAKRQMDAKNIKASTSVWVKWLQAGAPAAPVRLTPLGWDVSAPAFSRDGKAVYFLSAKSGSNQLYVLPVSGGTPRQLTNLAVDIDSYKLSPQGDRVVFSASVFQVCGSDLSCTKRKLDEKENSKASGVVFEQLFVRHWDTWNDGRRNTLFIASLPRGRAKPVSAVSAMSAMLDGDVPSKPFGGADHFVWSPDGHSVVASIRVAGRQEPWSTNFDLYRFDVSGHDTPVNLTVANPAWDATPMFSADGKMLYYRAMRRPGFEADRFGLMEMEVQSGKVREIAPHWDRSADEIALSADGKALYVNADDHGEHPLFKVDIVSGKVEKWVGEGSVHAPVLAGGKLAFARNSLKSADQIFVTDAVAREPLQAITSATGEVLQQVRLGDFEQFSFKGWNDETVYGYVVKPYDYQPGKKYPVAFLIHGGPQGSFGNSWGYRWNPQTYAGQGYAVVMIDFHGSTGYGQAFTDAISQHWGDRPLEDLQKGWAAAQQQYPFLNGDKACALGASYGGYMVYWIAGHWNQPWKCLVDHDGVFDNRMMGYATEELWFSEWENGGTPWENPAGYEQFNPVLHVDKWRVPMLVIHGQKDFRIPVEQGLAAFGALQRKGIESKLLYFHDENHWVLNPQNSIQWHDTVNAWLKKYIGQ from the coding sequence GTGCGTATTGGGGTGTGTCTTTGCGTCTTGTTGGTAGTTGTTGGTAGATCGGACTACTATCGCCGCTTTCCCATTGCGAGAGCGTTGATGAAGCTTCGTTATGCTTTGCCGCTGTGTTTGTTGTTTGTTTTGCCCGTACTTGCCGCGGCCCGCGGTTTTGATGTGCGCGATATGGTGGCCTTAGATCGAGTGTCCTCGCCAGAGTTGAGTCCTGATGGTGCTGTGCTGGTGTTTGCTAAACGCCAGATGGACGCTAAGAACATCAAGGCCAGTACCAGTGTGTGGGTGAAATGGTTGCAGGCAGGTGCACCGGCTGCGCCAGTGCGTCTTACTCCCTTGGGATGGGATGTGAGTGCACCGGCTTTTTCCCGTGATGGGAAGGCTGTGTATTTTCTCAGTGCCAAGTCGGGAAGTAATCAGTTGTACGTGTTGCCGGTGAGTGGCGGGACGCCGCGGCAGTTAACCAATCTGGCTGTGGATATTGATAGTTATAAGCTTTCTCCGCAGGGTGATCGCGTTGTGTTCAGTGCCAGTGTGTTTCAGGTTTGTGGTTCAGATCTGAGTTGTACTAAGCGGAAGTTGGATGAGAAGGAAAACTCCAAGGCCAGTGGTGTGGTGTTTGAACAGTTGTTTGTACGCCATTGGGATACTTGGAATGATGGGCGCCGTAACACGCTGTTCATTGCGTCGTTGCCGAGGGGTCGTGCCAAGCCGGTGAGTGCTGTGTCGGCGATGAGTGCAATGCTTGATGGGGATGTTCCGTCAAAGCCGTTCGGTGGTGCCGATCACTTTGTGTGGTCACCAGATGGACACAGTGTGGTGGCAAGTATCCGTGTGGCCGGTCGTCAAGAACCTTGGTCGACTAACTTTGATTTGTATCGCTTTGATGTGTCTGGCCATGATACGCCGGTCAATTTGACAGTGGCCAATCCAGCGTGGGATGCAACGCCGATGTTCAGTGCTGATGGCAAGATGTTGTATTACCGCGCGATGCGGCGTCCTGGTTTTGAGGCGGATCGTTTCGGGCTGATGGAAATGGAGGTGCAGAGCGGTAAGGTGCGTGAGATTGCTCCGCATTGGGATCGTTCTGCCGATGAAATTGCACTTTCAGCCGATGGTAAGGCGCTGTATGTCAATGCCGATGATCATGGGGAGCATCCTTTGTTTAAGGTCGACATTGTTTCGGGCAAGGTAGAGAAGTGGGTGGGTGAAGGCAGTGTGCATGCGCCGGTGTTGGCTGGTGGGAAGTTGGCTTTCGCTCGTAATTCTCTCAAGAGCGCTGACCAGATCTTCGTGACGGATGCGGTGGCACGGGAGCCGTTGCAGGCGATCACTTCGGCAACCGGGGAGGTACTCCAGCAGGTACGTTTAGGTGATTTCGAGCAGTTTAGTTTCAAAGGCTGGAATGATGAGACGGTGTATGGTTATGTGGTCAAACCGTATGATTATCAGCCGGGTAAAAAGTATCCGGTGGCTTTCCTGATTCATGGTGGTCCACAGGGTAGTTTTGGAAACAGTTGGGGCTACCGTTGGAATCCGCAAACCTATGCGGGCCAGGGGTATGCGGTGGTGATGATCGATTTCCACGGCTCCACGGGGTATGGCCAGGCGTTTACCGACGCCATCAGTCAGCACTGGGGAGATCGTCCGCTGGAAGATTTGCAAAAAGGCTGGGCCGCAGCGCAGCAGCAGTACCCATTTCTTAACGGTGATAAGGCCTGTGCATTAGGTGCCAGTTATGGCGGCTATATGGTGTATTGGATCGCCGGTCATTGGAATCAACCGTGGAAATGCTTGGTTGATCATGATGGTGTGTTTGATAACCGGATGATGGGTTATGCCACAGAGGAGTTGTGGTTCAGTGAGTGGGAAAACGGTGGAACGCCGTGGGAGAATCCTGCTGGCTATGAGCAATTCAATCCGGTGTTGCATGTTGACAAGTGGCGGGTGCCGATGTTGGTGATTCACGGCCAGAAGGATTTCCGCATTCCTGTTGAGCAGGGGTTGGCTGCGTTTGGGGCATTACAGCGTAAGGGCATTGAGTCCAAGTTGCTGTACTTCCATGATGAGAATCATTGGGTGCTTAACCCTCAGAACAGTATTCAATGGCATGACACGGTGAATGCTTGGCTCAAGAAGTACATTGGTCAATGA